A portion of the Streptomyces erythrochromogenes genome contains these proteins:
- a CDS encoding MFS transporter → MSGIPEPSAARRRYVTVCVLFWLPVGLTIAPLILLLTERGMTLVAIAGCFAAHSLTAAALELPTGGLSDVLGRRAVLAAAGIANLAALVLVALGTAHWQLGLGMALMGAGRALSSGPAEAWYVDTVHARSGPGAELRTGLARGASATSAALAGGTLLGGALPWLLGLGPDLGDRLSGATSGLVLPLSVPLLLGAAVEVAFVLYALTALPESPRPAATLRGALRGVPATVAGGLRLGGRDVLVRRVLLSAAGAGSALAVVELLTPGRTAALTGTPESGAVLFALLACAGFACSAVGSHLAPLAARLAGSGERAVLIGLGVAAGGLLLLGATAAAGGVGPAVLAATGFGLVYLGRGAAGPNENELMHRRVGGAGRATALSVQSLALQLSAALTGSVASLLPPGPLPWLLGGAALLAAALLWSGRGGRRSPAAPSGDDRHASPRVDVCSAGE, encoded by the coding sequence GTGAGCGGGATACCGGAGCCGTCCGCCGCACGTCGACGCTACGTCACGGTCTGCGTCCTGTTCTGGCTTCCTGTCGGGCTGACCATCGCCCCGCTGATCCTGCTGCTCACCGAGCGCGGGATGACCCTGGTGGCCATCGCCGGCTGCTTCGCCGCGCACTCCCTCACCGCCGCCGCGCTGGAACTGCCCACCGGAGGCCTGTCCGACGTCCTCGGACGCCGCGCGGTCCTGGCCGCCGCGGGCATCGCGAACCTGGCCGCACTCGTCCTCGTCGCCCTGGGCACCGCCCATTGGCAGCTCGGTCTCGGCATGGCCCTGATGGGTGCGGGCCGCGCCCTGTCCAGCGGGCCGGCCGAGGCCTGGTACGTCGACACCGTCCACGCCCGCTCCGGTCCCGGCGCCGAGCTGCGCACCGGCCTGGCCCGCGGCGCCTCCGCGACGTCCGCAGCGCTCGCGGGCGGCACCCTGCTGGGCGGCGCCCTGCCCTGGCTGCTCGGGCTCGGGCCGGACCTCGGCGACCGGCTGAGCGGGGCGACCTCCGGGCTGGTGCTGCCCCTGTCCGTCCCGCTGTTGCTGGGTGCGGCGGTCGAGGTCGCCTTCGTCCTGTACGCCTTGACCGCCCTGCCCGAGTCGCCCCGGCCGGCGGCCACCCTGCGCGGCGCGCTCCGCGGCGTCCCGGCCACCGTGGCGGGCGGGCTGCGCCTCGGCGGACGCGACGTGCTGGTCCGCAGGGTCCTCCTCAGCGCGGCGGGCGCCGGCAGCGCGCTGGCCGTGGTCGAACTGCTCACGCCGGGGCGCACCGCGGCCCTGACGGGTACTCCGGAGTCGGGCGCGGTGCTCTTCGCCCTGCTCGCCTGCGCAGGGTTCGCCTGCTCCGCCGTCGGCAGCCACCTGGCGCCCCTCGCCGCCAGGCTCGCGGGCAGCGGAGAGCGCGCGGTCCTCATCGGCCTCGGCGTCGCCGCGGGCGGCCTGCTCCTGCTGGGCGCCACCGCGGCGGCCGGCGGGGTGGGCCCGGCGGTCCTGGCGGCCACCGGCTTCGGGCTGGTCTACCTGGGCCGCGGCGCGGCGGGGCCGAACGAGAACGAGCTGATGCACCGCCGCGTCGGAGGGGCGGGGCGGGCCACGGCCCTGTCCGTCCAGTCCCTCGCCCTGCAGCTGTCGGCAGCCCTCACCGGTTCGGTCGCGAGTCTCCTCCCGCCGGGCCCGCTGCCCTGGCTGCTGGGAGGCGCCGCGCTCCTCGCCGCGGCCCTCCTGTGGTCCGGTCGCGGCGGCCGGCGATCCCCGGCGGCCCCGTCCGGCGACGACCGACACGCCTCGCCCCGCGTCGATGTCTGTTCTGCCGGTGAATGA
- a CDS encoding S8 family peptidase: protein MLAATLGAALAFGAPAALAGTAPVSPSGSAASAPAAAPKAAAPASQSATWVAGTRAYLVITAPGDTTAVRNAVTANGGTVFQYYDAIGVITAHSASASFAATMRGVSGVQQVGATRTSDVPADAYNPALPANPAQSTTPSGEPVRADMTQIKADQAWAVTTGSASVKVGILDTGVDDQHQDLAPNFNAADSASCAYGKPDTRTGAWRDVGTHGTHVAGTVAAAKNGKGVIGVAPGVKISSVRIAEPNSSLFFAENTVCGFMWAGDHGFKVTNNSYYTDPWQFNCPDNADQAAIIEGVKRAQEYAEGKGSLQVAAAGNSNLDLANKTTDTESPNDSTPVTRTITNACLDIPTELPGVVTVSAMGTTAKASYSNYGLNVVDVTAPGGDTTGIYSTLPGGKYGSMSGTSMASPHVAGVAALLVSTNPGITPAQLRDKLATQANDVACPSDGRCKGTTAKNGFFGEGQVDALKAVGSTPPPGKYFENTADFAIGDNTTVESPLTVSGVTGNAPATLKVGVNIVHTYIGDLKVDLIAPDGTVYTVHNRSGGSTDNINQVYTVNASSEVANGTWKLRVNDNAGGDTGRIDSWNLTF from the coding sequence GTGCTGGCCGCCACCCTCGGTGCGGCCCTGGCCTTCGGGGCGCCCGCCGCGCTCGCCGGCACCGCTCCGGTCTCTCCGTCCGGCTCCGCCGCCTCCGCTCCCGCGGCGGCGCCCAAGGCCGCGGCCCCTGCTTCCCAGAGTGCGACCTGGGTTGCCGGCACCCGCGCCTACCTCGTGATCACCGCCCCCGGTGACACCACGGCGGTCCGCAACGCGGTCACCGCCAACGGGGGAACGGTCTTCCAGTACTACGACGCGATCGGCGTCATCACCGCCCACTCCGCGTCCGCCTCCTTCGCCGCCACCATGCGCGGCGTCAGCGGGGTCCAGCAGGTCGGCGCCACCCGCACCTCCGACGTGCCGGCGGACGCCTACAACCCGGCGCTGCCCGCCAACCCGGCGCAGTCCACGACTCCTTCGGGCGAGCCGGTCCGCGCCGACATGACGCAGATCAAGGCCGACCAGGCCTGGGCCGTCACCACGGGCTCCGCGTCCGTCAAGGTCGGCATCCTGGACACCGGTGTGGACGACCAGCACCAGGACCTGGCCCCGAACTTCAACGCCGCGGACTCCGCGTCCTGCGCGTACGGCAAGCCGGACACCCGTACGGGCGCCTGGCGCGACGTCGGCACCCACGGCACGCACGTGGCCGGTACGGTCGCCGCCGCCAAGAACGGCAAGGGCGTCATCGGCGTGGCCCCGGGCGTGAAGATCTCCTCGGTGCGCATCGCCGAGCCGAACTCCTCGCTGTTCTTCGCCGAGAACACCGTCTGCGGCTTCATGTGGGCCGGCGACCACGGCTTCAAGGTCACCAACAACAGCTACTACACGGACCCCTGGCAGTTCAACTGCCCGGACAACGCCGACCAGGCCGCGATCATCGAGGGCGTCAAGCGCGCCCAGGAGTACGCGGAGGGCAAGGGCTCGCTGCAGGTCGCGGCGGCCGGCAACTCCAACCTCGACCTGGCCAACAAGACGACCGACACCGAGAGCCCGAACGACTCGACGCCGGTCACCCGCACCATCACCAACGCCTGCCTGGACATCCCGACCGAGCTCCCGGGCGTGGTCACGGTCTCGGCGATGGGCACCACCGCGAAGGCCTCGTACTCCAACTACGGCCTGAACGTCGTCGACGTCACGGCCCCCGGCGGAGACACCACCGGCATCTACAGCACCCTGCCGGGCGGCAAGTACGGCTCCATGAGCGGCACCTCGATGGCCTCGCCGCACGTCGCCGGTGTGGCGGCGCTGCTGGTCAGCACCAACCCGGGCATCACCCCGGCGCAGCTGCGCGACAAGCTGGCCACCCAGGCCAACGACGTCGCCTGCCCGTCGGACGGCCGCTGCAAGGGCACCACGGCGAAGAACGGCTTCTTCGGCGAGGGCCAGGTCGACGCCCTCAAGGCGGTCGGCAGCACCCCGCCGCCCGGCAAGTACTTCGAGAACACCGCGGACTTCGCCATCGGTGACAACACCACCGTGGAGAGCCCGCTCACCGTCAGCGGCGTGACCGGCAACGCCCCGGCCACCCTCAAGGTCGGTGTGAACATCGTCCACACCTACATCGGTGACCTCAAGGTCGACCTGATCGCCCCGGACGGCACCGTCTACACGGTCCACAACCGCTCGGGCGGCAGCACCGACAACATCAACCAGGTCTACACCGTCAACGCCTCCTCCGAGGTCGCGAACGGCACCTGGAAGCTCCGGGTCAACGACAACGCCGGCGGCGACACCGGCAGGATCGACTCCTGGAACCTCACCTTCTGA
- the melC2 gene encoding tyrosinase MelC2: protein MTVRKNQATLTPDEKRAFTSALLELKRNGSYDRFVTTHNGFIMSDTDSGDRVGHRSPSFLPWHRRFLLEFEEALQKVDASVAIPYWDWTADRTTRSSLWAPDFLGGTGRARDGQVIDGPFAYSTGRWNVDVRVDGRPYLRRALGAGVAQLPTRAEVDSVLAMPVYDMAPWNSSSNGFRNHLEGWRGANLHNRVHVWVGGQMSTGVSPNDPVFWMHHAFIDKLWADWQAKHPQSTYLPAAGTTNVVDLNDTMRPWSNVTPADMLDHRKFYTFDTEPAAASQR from the coding sequence ATGACCGTCCGCAAGAACCAGGCCACGCTGACCCCCGACGAGAAGCGCGCCTTCACCTCGGCACTGCTGGAACTCAAGCGCAACGGCAGCTACGACCGCTTCGTCACCACCCACAACGGCTTCATCATGAGCGACACCGACTCGGGCGACCGCGTCGGCCACCGCTCCCCCTCCTTCCTGCCGTGGCACCGCCGCTTCCTGCTGGAGTTCGAGGAGGCGCTGCAGAAAGTGGACGCGAGCGTCGCGATCCCCTACTGGGACTGGACCGCGGACCGCACCACCCGCTCCTCCCTCTGGGCCCCCGACTTCCTCGGCGGCACCGGGCGGGCCCGCGACGGGCAGGTCATCGACGGGCCCTTCGCCTACTCGACGGGCCGCTGGAACGTAGACGTGCGCGTGGACGGGCGCCCGTACCTGCGACGCGCCCTCGGCGCCGGCGTCGCCCAGCTGCCGACCCGGGCCGAGGTGGACTCCGTACTCGCCATGCCGGTCTACGACATGGCCCCCTGGAACAGCTCCTCCAACGGCTTCCGCAACCACCTGGAGGGCTGGCGCGGCGCCAACCTGCACAACCGGGTGCACGTGTGGGTCGGCGGGCAGATGTCCACCGGGGTCTCCCCCAACGACCCGGTGTTCTGGATGCACCACGCCTTCATCGACAAGCTGTGGGCGGACTGGCAGGCCAAGCACCCGCAGTCCACGTACCTGCCGGCCGCGGGCACGACGAACGTGGTGGACCTGAACGACACCATGCGGCCGTGGAGCAACGTGACCCCGGCGGACATGCTCGACCACCGCAAGTTCTACACCTTCGACACCGAACCGGCCGCCGCCAGCCAGCGGTAG
- a CDS encoding response regulator, which yields MSGTEVRVLVVEDDQVAADAHALYVDRVPGFTAVGAVHSLAEATRVLERTPVDLLLLDLGLPDGHGLRFARGLRAAGHPVDVIVVTSARDLAVVRESVSLGVVQYVLKPFAFPTLRERLLRYAEFRATAGEAAGQDDVDRAMAALRAPRPAELPKGLSAPTLDRVAVLLRAAPEGLTAAGAAEAAGISRITARRYLEHLVDTGRADRTPRYGQVGRPELHYRWLAAAGSVSKV from the coding sequence GTGAGCGGCACCGAGGTGCGCGTGCTGGTGGTCGAGGACGACCAGGTCGCTGCCGACGCGCACGCGCTCTACGTCGACCGGGTGCCCGGCTTCACGGCCGTCGGCGCCGTCCACTCGCTCGCCGAGGCCACCCGGGTGCTGGAGCGCACCCCGGTCGACCTGCTGCTGCTCGACCTCGGCCTGCCCGACGGGCACGGCCTGCGCTTCGCGCGCGGACTGCGGGCCGCCGGGCATCCGGTCGACGTGATCGTGGTGACGTCCGCCCGGGACCTGGCCGTGGTCCGCGAGAGCGTCTCGCTCGGCGTGGTCCAGTACGTCCTGAAGCCCTTCGCCTTCCCGACCCTGCGCGAACGGCTTCTGCGCTACGCCGAGTTCCGCGCGACGGCGGGGGAGGCGGCCGGCCAGGACGATGTCGACCGGGCGATGGCGGCCCTGCGCGCGCCCCGCCCGGCCGAACTCCCCAAGGGGCTGAGCGCGCCGACCCTGGACCGGGTCGCCGTCCTGCTGCGGGCCGCGCCCGAGGGGCTGACCGCGGCGGGGGCGGCCGAGGCGGCCGGGATCTCCCGGATCACCGCCCGCCGCTACCTGGAGCACCTGGTGGACACCGGCCGTGCGGACCGGACCCCCCGGTACGGCCAGGTCGGCCGCCCCGAACTGCACTACCGCTGGCTGGCGGCGGCCGGTTCGGTGTCGAAGGTGTAG
- a CDS encoding ArsR/SmtB family transcription factor: protein MSSEDQKRVLDPEQDAAALKALTHPLRIRLLGMLRQDGPATASELAVSTGESSASTSYHLRVLAKYAFVAEAEHRDGRERRWRAVHALTSWSNKAMEATPGSRAYVNLSRRVQIQRLEECLARYEADIADGRLGREWVEPSGISDLMPRLTPESLAELWEAFGRRLEELTARDAGDPRAVQVVLLTAGLPRAPRSAGAGPDATADDTATGADAEGAS, encoded by the coding sequence ATGTCCAGCGAAGATCAAAAGCGCGTACTCGATCCCGAACAGGACGCGGCGGCGCTCAAGGCCCTCACGCACCCCCTGCGCATCCGGCTGCTCGGGATGCTCCGGCAGGACGGCCCGGCCACCGCCAGCGAACTGGCGGTCAGCACGGGGGAGTCGTCCGCTTCCACCAGTTACCACCTGCGGGTTCTGGCGAAGTACGCGTTCGTCGCCGAGGCCGAGCACCGCGACGGCCGGGAGCGCCGCTGGCGGGCGGTGCACGCCCTGACCTCCTGGAGCAACAAGGCCATGGAGGCCACGCCGGGCAGCCGCGCCTACGTCAACCTCTCCCGCAGGGTGCAGATCCAGCGCCTGGAGGAGTGCCTCGCCCGGTACGAGGCCGACATCGCCGACGGCCGACTGGGCCGCGAATGGGTCGAGCCCTCCGGGATCAGCGACCTGATGCCCAGGCTGACCCCCGAGTCCCTCGCCGAACTCTGGGAGGCGTTCGGCCGCAGGCTGGAGGAGCTGACCGCGCGTGACGCGGGCGACCCGCGCGCGGTGCAGGTCGTCCTGCTCACCGCGGGCCTGCCGCGGGCTCCGCGCTCGGCCGGTGCCGGACCGGACGCCACCGCCGACGACACCGCCACCGGCGCAGACGCGGAGGGCGCCTCGTGA
- a CDS encoding sensor histidine kinase — translation MQVLLVAVVVAGCAVFAYATARGQAEEAARRQAGAVARAVADSPSVREAVRGAARGNDPSVELQPYAQKVRVDSGVDFVTIMAPDGRRWTHPDPRRIGEPFMGNTAPALRGETFSETYTGTLGPSIRVVTPLEDGGRIVGLVSAGITVRAISDRLGAQLAALVWVAGGALALGGAGTYVVNARLRRHTHGMNAAELSRMYDYHQAALHGVREGLLMLDGQRRITLINDAGRELLGLPGDVTGTGAADLGLPAPLTGVLLADRPRVDEVHLTADRVLVVNSSPVAGGGRRGTVVTLRDHTELQALTGELDHERGFTQALRSQAHEAANRLHTVVSLIELGRAQEAVDFATAELELAQALTDEVVSAVGEPVLVALLLGKAAQAHERGVELVVTADSRSLADLGGLPPARDLVTVLGNLIDNAVDAVTAVPGARIAVTLRPERDELLLRVADNGPGLPEGVDVFRRGWSGKGEGRGLGLALVAQVAQRYGGAVVAAQGPGGGAEFTVRLPTAPERAADRSPAADRSPAADRSPAAGGPR, via the coding sequence ATGCAGGTACTGCTCGTCGCCGTGGTCGTCGCGGGCTGCGCCGTCTTCGCCTACGCCACCGCCCGGGGCCAGGCCGAGGAGGCCGCCCGGCGCCAGGCCGGGGCCGTGGCCCGCGCGGTCGCGGACTCGCCCTCCGTACGCGAGGCCGTGCGGGGAGCGGCGCGCGGGAACGACCCGTCGGTCGAGCTCCAGCCCTATGCGCAGAAGGTCCGCGTGGACTCCGGGGTCGACTTCGTGACGATCATGGCCCCGGACGGCAGGCGCTGGACCCACCCCGACCCGCGCCGGATCGGCGAGCCCTTCATGGGCAACACCGCCCCGGCCCTGCGCGGCGAGACCTTCAGCGAGACCTACACCGGCACCCTCGGCCCCTCCATCCGCGTGGTCACCCCGCTGGAGGACGGCGGCCGGATCGTCGGCCTGGTCAGCGCGGGGATCACCGTCCGCGCCATCAGCGACCGGCTCGGTGCGCAGCTCGCCGCGCTCGTCTGGGTCGCGGGAGGCGCGCTCGCCCTGGGCGGTGCGGGCACGTACGTCGTCAACGCGAGGCTGCGCCGCCACACTCATGGCATGAACGCGGCCGAGCTCAGCCGGATGTACGACTACCACCAGGCGGCCCTGCACGGGGTGCGCGAGGGACTGCTCATGCTCGACGGGCAGCGCAGGATCACGCTGATCAACGACGCCGGCCGCGAGCTGCTGGGCCTGCCGGGGGACGTCACCGGAACCGGGGCCGCCGACCTCGGGCTGCCGGCTCCGCTCACCGGTGTGCTGCTCGCCGACCGGCCCCGGGTGGACGAGGTGCACCTGACGGCGGACCGGGTGCTGGTGGTCAACAGCTCGCCGGTCGCAGGCGGCGGCCGCCGCGGCACCGTGGTCACCCTGCGCGACCACACGGAGCTGCAGGCGCTGACCGGCGAGCTGGACCACGAGCGGGGCTTCACCCAGGCGCTGCGCTCCCAGGCCCATGAGGCGGCCAACCGGCTGCACACCGTGGTGTCCCTCATCGAGCTCGGCCGGGCGCAGGAGGCGGTGGACTTCGCCACCGCCGAACTGGAACTGGCCCAGGCCCTCACCGACGAGGTGGTCTCCGCGGTGGGGGAGCCGGTACTGGTCGCGCTGCTGCTGGGCAAGGCCGCCCAGGCGCACGAACGGGGCGTCGAGCTCGTCGTCACCGCCGACAGCCGCAGCCTCGCCGACCTGGGCGGACTGCCGCCGGCCCGCGACCTCGTCACCGTGCTGGGCAACCTCATAGACAACGCCGTCGATGCGGTGACGGCCGTACCCGGTGCGCGGATCGCGGTCACGCTGCGGCCCGAGCGCGACGAGCTGCTGCTGCGGGTCGCCGACAACGGGCCCGGGCTGCCCGAGGGGGTGGACGTGTTCCGCCGGGGCTGGTCGGGCAAGGGGGAGGGCCGCGGACTCGGCCTCGCACTCGTCGCCCAGGTCGCGCAGCGCTACGGCGGCGCGGTGGTCGCCGCGCAGGGACCGGGCGGCGGCGCGGAGTTCACCGTACGGCTGCCCACGGCGCCCGAGCGGGCCGCGGACCGGTCCCCGGCCGCGGACCGGTCCCCGGCCGCGGACCGGTCCCCGGCCGCGGGCGGTCCGCGGTGA
- the melC1 gene encoding apotyrosinase chaperone MelC1 has protein sequence MNKITRRQALGTTAGALTVLGLTAAATSVATSAAATPAAPTPPGTVDEVYQGRRIQITMGGGGHHGGHHSPGQPTVRIDGRELHIMRNADGSWISVINHYETFAEPKLLARAAVRDLQGAPLVPFGGAA, from the coding sequence ATGAACAAGATCACCCGCCGTCAGGCCCTGGGGACAACTGCCGGTGCACTCACCGTCCTCGGCCTGACCGCTGCAGCAACGAGCGTCGCCACGAGCGCCGCCGCGACCCCCGCCGCGCCCACACCCCCGGGCACGGTCGACGAGGTCTACCAGGGCCGCCGCATCCAGATCACCATGGGCGGCGGAGGCCACCACGGCGGCCACCACTCACCCGGCCAACCCACCGTCCGAATAGACGGCAGAGAACTCCACATCATGCGCAACGCCGACGGCAGCTGGATCAGCGTGATCAACCACTACGAGACGTTCGCCGAGCCCAAGCTCCTCGCCCGCGCCGCCGTCCGCGACCTCCAGGGCGCTCCCCTCGTCCCCTTCGGAGGTGCGGCATGA
- a CDS encoding TioE family transcriptional regulator — translation MGRNLKSSERLRPVDLARGHGLSTQAIRNYEEVGILPAADRTPHGYRTYTPLHARALDAFLALVPGHGHQAATAIMRAVNEGAVDEAFRLIDESHAQLLDDRRTLGAVENALRDLVPAGEVPASGDTFIGPLAEQLGIRPATLRAWERAGLVQPRRDPLTGYRVYDAAAVRDARLTHQLRRGGYLLEQIAPLLTQVRSAGGLEPLETALRTWRDRLSSRGRSLLTGAAGLEAYLRAGG, via the coding sequence ATGGGGCGAAACCTTAAAAGCAGCGAGCGGCTGAGGCCGGTCGACCTGGCGCGCGGCCACGGCCTGTCCACGCAGGCGATCAGGAACTACGAGGAGGTCGGCATCCTTCCGGCCGCCGACCGCACACCCCACGGCTACCGCACCTACACCCCGCTCCACGCGCGGGCCCTGGACGCCTTCCTCGCCCTCGTGCCGGGCCACGGCCACCAGGCGGCGACGGCGATCATGCGGGCGGTGAACGAAGGCGCGGTCGACGAGGCGTTCCGCCTCATCGACGAGAGCCACGCCCAACTCCTCGACGACCGGCGGACCCTCGGGGCCGTGGAGAACGCCCTCCGCGACCTGGTGCCCGCCGGGGAAGTGCCCGCGTCCGGCGACACGTTCATCGGGCCGCTCGCGGAACAGCTCGGGATCCGCCCCGCGACCCTGCGCGCATGGGAACGGGCCGGGCTCGTCCAGCCGCGCCGCGATCCGCTGACCGGCTACCGCGTCTACGACGCGGCCGCCGTGCGGGACGCCCGCCTGACCCACCAACTCAGGCGGGGCGGCTATCTGCTGGAGCAGATCGCCCCCCTGCTCACCCAGGTCCGCTCGGCCGGCGGCCTGGAGCCCCTGGAGACGGCGCTGCGCACCTGGCGCGACCGCCTGTCGTCCCGCGGCCGCTCCCTGCTGACCGGCGCCGCCGGGCTGGAGGCGTACCTCCGTGCCGGCGGCTGA
- a CDS encoding cation:dicarboxylate symporter family transporter: MAAKRDRTHYLYIAVIAAVLLGIAVGFAAPGVAVELKPLGTGFVNLIKMMISPVIFCTIVLGIGSVRKAAKVGAVGGLALGYFMIMSTVALAIGLLVGNLLEPGSGLQLTEAARSAGEAQAKAGGAESTPEFLLGIIPTTLVSAFTGGEVLQTLLVALLCGFALQAMGAAGEPVLRGIGHVQKLVFRVLAMIMWAAPVGAFGAIAAVVGATGIDALKSLAVIMIGFYTTCLLFVFLVLGTLLRVCTGVSIFALLRYLGREFLLILSTSSSESALPRLIAKMEHLGVSRPVTGITVPTGYSFNLDGTAIYLTMSSLFVAEAMGTPLALGEQISLLLFMIIASKGAAGVTGAGLATLAGGLQSHRPELVDGVGLIVGIDRFMSEARALTNFAGNAVATVLIGTWTREFDRDRASEVLAGRLPFDEKTLVDDGHGTQPAEPDTAPEAAPAATAAPVPAHNPKDGVPV, from the coding sequence GTGGCCGCCAAGCGCGACAGAACGCACTATCTCTACATCGCGGTGATCGCCGCGGTGCTGCTCGGCATCGCGGTCGGGTTCGCCGCACCCGGCGTGGCCGTGGAGCTCAAACCCCTCGGCACGGGCTTCGTGAACCTCATCAAGATGATGATCTCACCCGTGATCTTCTGCACGATCGTGCTGGGCATCGGTTCGGTACGCAAGGCCGCCAAGGTCGGCGCCGTGGGCGGACTGGCCCTCGGCTACTTCATGATCATGTCCACGGTGGCGCTGGCCATCGGCCTGCTGGTCGGCAACCTCCTGGAGCCGGGCAGCGGGCTGCAGCTGACCGAGGCGGCGCGCAGCGCGGGCGAGGCGCAGGCCAAGGCGGGCGGGGCCGAGAGCACCCCGGAGTTCCTGCTCGGGATCATCCCGACCACGCTGGTCTCCGCCTTCACCGGCGGCGAGGTGCTCCAGACGCTGCTGGTGGCGCTGCTGTGCGGGTTCGCGCTCCAGGCCATGGGCGCGGCGGGCGAGCCCGTGCTGCGGGGCATCGGGCACGTGCAGAAGCTGGTGTTCCGGGTGCTCGCGATGATCATGTGGGCGGCTCCCGTGGGCGCTTTCGGAGCGATCGCGGCGGTGGTCGGCGCGACCGGCATCGACGCGCTGAAGTCCCTCGCCGTCATCATGATCGGCTTCTACACGACCTGCCTGCTCTTCGTCTTCCTGGTGCTGGGCACGCTGCTGCGCGTGTGCACGGGGGTGAGCATCTTCGCCCTGCTGCGCTACCTGGGCCGGGAGTTCCTGCTGATCCTCTCGACCTCCTCGTCGGAGTCGGCGCTGCCGCGGCTGATCGCGAAGATGGAGCACCTGGGGGTCTCGCGGCCGGTGACCGGTATCACGGTGCCGACCGGGTACTCCTTCAACCTGGACGGGACCGCGATCTACCTGACGATGTCCTCGCTGTTCGTCGCCGAGGCGATGGGCACGCCGCTGGCCCTGGGCGAGCAGATCTCCCTGCTGCTGTTCATGATCATCGCGTCGAAGGGTGCGGCCGGGGTGACCGGCGCGGGTCTGGCCACCCTCGCCGGCGGCCTCCAGTCGCACCGGCCCGAACTCGTCGACGGGGTCGGCCTGATCGTGGGCATCGACCGGTTCATGAGCGAGGCCCGAGCCCTGACGAACTTCGCGGGCAACGCGGTCGCGACGGTGCTCATCGGGACGTGGACGAGGGAGTTCGACCGCGACCGGGCCTCCGAAGTCCTGGCGGGACGGCTGCCGTTCGACGAGAAGACGCTGGTCGACGACGGACACGGGACGCAACCGGCCGAACCGGACACGGCTCCGGAGGCGGCCCCGGCCGCGACCGCCGCGCCGGTCCCGGCGCACAACCCCAAGGACGGCGTTCCGGTCTAG
- a CDS encoding erythromycin esterase family protein yields MATDIKDTVHAVEAAAVMGLLATRPRVLALGEPTHGEDALLDVRNELFRQLVEEEGYRTIAIESDCLAGLRVDAYVTSAADSLDEVMERGFSHGFGDSAANRELVRWMRAYNEGRPAPEQLRFAGIDGPLEMTGAESPREALTSLHAHLARHVDTDLLPCTARTLDRLLGADDRWTEPAAMTDPARSTGRSAEAGELRLLADDLAALLDAQTPHLITATSREEWERARLYARTATGLLRYHHWMADTSPGRMARLVGLRDLMMADNLLALAERGPTLVHAHNSHLQRDRSSMRMGGLPLEWWSAGSIASARLGEGYAFFATALGTIRHRGVDAPQPGTLEGLLYALPDDLCVVDSPRLGAALGDTLAAPRASAWFGYFPFEPAHLTATDGLVFIKDIPQGRAAST; encoded by the coding sequence ATGGCTACAGACATCAAGGACACCGTCCACGCCGTCGAGGCCGCCGCCGTCATGGGGCTGCTCGCGACCCGGCCGCGGGTGCTCGCGCTGGGCGAGCCCACCCACGGCGAGGACGCGCTGCTCGACGTGCGCAACGAACTCTTCCGGCAGCTCGTCGAGGAGGAGGGCTACCGGACGATCGCGATCGAGAGCGACTGCCTGGCGGGGCTGCGCGTCGACGCGTACGTCACCTCCGCCGCCGACAGCCTCGACGAGGTCATGGAGCGCGGGTTCAGCCACGGTTTCGGTGATTCAGCGGCCAACCGCGAACTCGTGCGCTGGATGCGGGCGTACAACGAGGGCCGGCCCGCGCCCGAGCAGCTCCGCTTTGCGGGCATCGACGGCCCGCTGGAGATGACCGGGGCCGAGAGCCCCCGCGAGGCCCTCACCTCCCTCCACGCCCATCTCGCCCGCCACGTCGACACCGACCTGCTCCCCTGTACGGCGCGGACGCTCGACCGCCTGCTCGGAGCCGACGACCGGTGGACCGAGCCGGCCGCGATGACCGACCCGGCCCGGTCGACGGGCCGGTCCGCGGAGGCGGGGGAACTGCGGCTGCTCGCCGACGATCTCGCGGCACTGCTCGACGCGCAGACGCCGCACCTGATCACGGCGACCTCCCGGGAGGAGTGGGAGCGGGCCCGCCTGTACGCGCGCACCGCCACCGGCCTGCTGCGCTACCACCACTGGATGGCGGACACCTCTCCCGGCCGCATGGCGCGGCTGGTCGGCCTGCGGGACCTGATGATGGCCGACAACCTCCTCGCCCTCGCCGAGCGCGGCCCCACCCTGGTCCACGCCCACAACAGCCACCTCCAGCGGGACAGGAGCTCGATGCGGATGGGCGGCCTGCCCCTGGAGTGGTGGAGCGCGGGCTCGATCGCGAGCGCACGCCTGGGCGAGGGCTACGCCTTCTTCGCGACGGCCCTCGGCACGATCCGGCACCGGGGAGTGGACGCCCCGCAGCCGGGCACCCTGGAGGGACTGCTGTACGCGCTCCCGGACGACCTGTGCGTGGTCGACTCCCCCCGCCTCGGCGCCGCCCTCGGCGACACTCTCGCCGCGCCCCGCGCGTCCGCCTGGTTCGGCTACTTCCCGTTCGAGCCGGCCCACTTGACGGCGACCGACGGGCTCGTGTTCATCAAAGACATCCCGCAGGGCCGGGCCGCGTCCACCTGA